The sequence below is a genomic window from Longimicrobiales bacterium.
TGCCCTTTCTACATTAAGACAAGTCACCGTACCCGGAGCCCGGCAGCCGATATAGCCGCTCAGTCACCGGTGACTGAGCCTACCCTGCTTGCTCGAGTTCGTACTCCGTCGTGATCTCGATCGCGCTCTTCAGCGTCTTGTAGACCGGACACCGGTCCGCGTGCATCGCATGCACTCGCTCGACCGTCTCCCGATGCTCCTCATCGGCCTTCAGTTTGTATGTGACGTGGATGCGACGGATCACCAGGATACCATCGTCCTTTCCGACCTCTCCACGTACATATCCGCTGAGGTAGCCTTCTCCAGCACTGATCCCGCGCGCCTCCAGCGCGCCTCCGAAGGTTCCGGTCAGTCAGCCGCCGGTCGACGCCATGACATAGTCGAGCGTCGTAGTGATTTCACGGTCGGGATCGGCACCATAGTGCTCCTTGATCGCGCCGTGAACGCCGAACTCGACCGGGCCATCGTGGGCCGGGAGATAGGCGCGTCGGAAAGTTCCTGTGATCCGGTCGATCCGGATGTCGGCCGTGTACACGGTATCTAACATGGGACTCCTCATGAAATGGACGCCGATGGTAAGGCGATTCCACTCCAGCGGAAAGACGAACCAGCGAAAGACCTCAAGATTATTGCATTCCCCAAGTCTTCGGCTTATCTTCGGTGTCCGCGTTCCAGCAGGGAGCGAGGGGCTCGAGTGGCCGCCTTCGGGGTGGCCCAGGCGTGTTCACGGCACGTCCCGGGATCGGATGAGGACGTGATGCGCGGGCCGAAACA
It includes:
- a CDS encoding OsmC family protein, which gives rise to MTGTFGGALEARGISAGEGYLSGYVRGEVGKDDGILVIRRIHVTYKLKADEEHRETVERVHAMHADRCPVYKTLKSAIEITTEYELEQAG